From the genome of Kaistella daneshvariae, one region includes:
- a CDS encoding chorismate-binding protein codes for MIYFRSPFSDQILTAEDSSTENAVSFISFDGAEKIDFKGKIHEISRSEFLKNPVFSENISEILNSFKTEKKDDYTAKISRVIGFVKKENLQKLVISRRKLVDFENRKLNLSQTFLNLCETYPNAFVYLFLKDGICWIGAFSELLGKFNKENGEFETMSLAATLPLHENWSAKEIEEQKPVTDFLKNTLSSFTENVLQSETYDHISGNIKHLRTDFKANVEAENVEKIIEALHPTPAVCGIPKDFCKNAILEFESSARKFYAGYIKVENSAEIQYFVNLRCAEVFNNAALLYVGGGITADSSPEKEWQETELKAEAILKNLEFLPK; via the coding sequence ATGATTTACTTTCGGTCTCCTTTTTCGGATCAGATTTTAACTGCGGAAGATTCTTCCACGGAAAATGCCGTGTCGTTCATTTCGTTTGATGGCGCAGAAAAAATCGATTTTAAAGGAAAAATTCACGAAATTTCTAGATCTGAATTTTTAAAAAATCCGGTTTTCAGCGAAAATATTTCAGAAATACTAAATTCATTTAAAACCGAAAAAAAGGACGATTATACCGCCAAAATTTCCCGCGTCATCGGTTTTGTCAAAAAGGAGAATCTCCAAAAACTGGTCATTTCGCGCCGAAAATTAGTCGATTTCGAAAACCGAAAACTGAACCTTTCCCAAACTTTTCTGAATCTCTGCGAAACGTATCCGAACGCCTTCGTTTACCTTTTTCTGAAAGACGGAATTTGTTGGATTGGCGCTTTTTCCGAGCTTTTAGGAAAGTTTAATAAAGAAAACGGCGAATTTGAAACCATGAGTTTGGCGGCGACGCTTCCGCTGCACGAAAATTGGTCCGCGAAAGAAATTGAAGAGCAAAAACCTGTCACCGATTTCCTCAAAAATACTTTAAGCAGCTTCACCGAAAATGTTTTGCAATCGGAAACTTACGATCATATTTCCGGAAATATCAAGCATTTACGCACGGATTTCAAAGCAAACGTCGAGGCTGAAAATGTGGAAAAAATCATTGAAGCACTTCATCCGACGCCCGCAGTTTGTGGAATTCCAAAAGATTTCTGTAAAAATGCGATACTGGAGTTTGAGTCTAGCGCTCGAAAATTTTACGCCGGCTACATCAAAGTTGAAAACTCTGCAGAAATCCAGTATTTCGTAAATCTTCGCTGCGCGGAAGTCTTTAATAATGCAGCTTTGCTGTACGTGGGCGGCGGAATTACCGCAGACAGTTCGCCGGAAAAAGAATGGCAGGAAACAGAATTGAAGGCCGAGGCAATTTTAAAAAATCTGGAATTTTTGCCGAAATGA
- a CDS encoding DUF1634 domain-containing protein, whose amino-acid sequence MKRHFTDIDLNRSVGNLLRLGVILSVITSFIGFLKLYFEGFEMPKDYAALEVPEGKIWATFWQALLNLEGVAIIQLGILLLIFTPLVRIIFAMIGYLKERDYTYVIVSLIVLGIMLVSFLMGFAH is encoded by the coding sequence ATGAAGCGTCACTTTACAGATATTGATTTGAACCGTTCCGTTGGAAATCTCCTGCGGTTAGGCGTGATTTTGTCGGTGATCACTTCGTTTATCGGATTTCTGAAACTGTATTTTGAAGGTTTTGAAATGCCAAAAGATTATGCGGCTCTCGAAGTTCCGGAAGGTAAAATCTGGGCCACTTTTTGGCAGGCACTTCTAAACTTGGAAGGTGTTGCGATAATTCAACTCGGGATTTTACTGCTAATTTTTACGCCGCTGGTGCGCATCATTTTTGCGATGATCGGTTATCTGAAAGAAAGAGATTACACCTACGTCATCGTATCGCTGATCGTTTTGGGAATAATGCTGGTGAGTTTTCTGATGGGATTTGCCCATTAA
- a CDS encoding sulfite exporter TauE/SafE family protein → MSEILILFFGAVSAGLLGSLTGLGGGVVIIPLLTLGFGVPMHYAIGASLISVIGTSSGAAAAFVKEGFTNVRVGMFLEIATTTGAIVGALVSGLLNPNTIGIIFASILILTVILNLRAKPDHQEQLIKGSLEHKLQLYGSFPDKGVIKDYSARNTVSGFFMMAFAGVMSGLLGIGSGALKVLAMDNLMKLPFKVSTTTSNFMIGVTAVASSLIYFQRGEIIPVIVAPVLIGVVVGSYIGSKTLIVSKTKKLKVVFGVVVTILSIYMMYNGLHQNFK, encoded by the coding sequence ATGTCGGAAATCTTAATTCTGTTCTTTGGCGCTGTCAGCGCAGGTTTACTCGGTTCCTTAACCGGTCTTGGCGGCGGCGTCGTCATCATTCCTTTATTAACACTCGGTTTCGGCGTTCCCATGCATTACGCGATTGGCGCGTCACTGATTTCGGTGATCGGTACTTCGTCTGGGGCGGCGGCGGCCTTTGTAAAAGAAGGTTTTACGAACGTGCGCGTCGGGATGTTTCTGGAAATCGCGACCACGACGGGTGCAATTGTTGGCGCTTTGGTTTCCGGACTTTTAAATCCGAACACCATCGGAATTATTTTTGCGAGTATTTTAATACTGACTGTAATTTTGAATTTGCGCGCGAAACCCGATCATCAGGAACAGTTAATTAAAGGAAGCCTGGAGCATAAGCTGCAGCTTTACGGCTCTTTTCCCGACAAAGGCGTGATTAAAGATTATTCCGCGCGAAATACCGTTTCCGGATTTTTCATGATGGCGTTCGCCGGCGTAATGTCCGGTTTACTCGGAATAGGCTCCGGCGCGCTGAAAGTTTTGGCGATGGATAATCTGATGAAACTTCCCTTCAAAGTTTCCACGACGACCAGTAATTTTATGATTGGCGTAACTGCCGTCGCGAGTTCGCTCATCTATTTCCAGCGTGGTGAAATCATTCCCGTTATCGTGGCGCCTGTGCTGATCGGCGTGGTGGTTGGAAGTTATATCGGTTCCAAAACGTTGATTGTTTCCAAAACTAAAAAGCTGAAAGTGGTTTTTGGCGTTGTGGTAACCATCCTTTCAATTTATATGATGTACAACGGACTTCACCAAAATTTCAAATAG
- a CDS encoding DUF1543 domain-containing protein, whose amino-acid sequence MKLFYIILGATPEGRNIEQHDVFFGIAPSLKDLIPDMKNFWSDANGQIHIDCYQEVRFVDGFEIKIVEKRKNMQENQLFFINLGGYQPGKFEELHEQFLMVGKSMAEIVRRVKQTTFYKTMGFENATSHIDDKHGVDIDDIFKVNDILPAEMKEKYSVILENSDAEQQDNFTQIGYLKISKIK is encoded by the coding sequence ATGAAATTATTTTACATCATTTTAGGCGCCACGCCGGAAGGCAGAAATATCGAGCAACACGACGTGTTTTTTGGGATTGCCCCTTCTTTGAAAGACCTCATTCCGGACATGAAAAATTTCTGGTCCGATGCCAACGGTCAGATTCACATTGACTGTTATCAGGAAGTTCGCTTTGTCGATGGTTTTGAAATTAAGATTGTAGAAAAGCGAAAAAATATGCAGGAAAACCAGCTGTTTTTCATCAATCTCGGCGGCTACCAACCCGGAAAATTTGAAGAATTGCATGAGCAGTTTTTGATGGTCGGAAAATCGATGGCGGAAATTGTGAGAAGAGTAAAGCAGACAACTTTTTACAAAACAATGGGTTTTGAGAACGCGACGAGCCATATTGATGACAAACACGGCGTTGACATCGACGATATTTTTAAAGTGAATGACATTTTGCCTGCAGAAATGAAGGAAAAATATTCTGTAATTCTCGAAAATAGCGACGCGGAGCAGCAGGACAATTTCACCCAAATCGGCTATTTAAAAATCAGTAAAATCAAATAA
- a CDS encoding 5-(carboxyamino)imidazole ribonucleotide synthase, with product MKIGILGGGQLGRMLIQEALKYDDEFHTLDPNSDCSCAQISTFTQGNFNDFQSVVDFGKDKDVVSIEIEHVSAAALEELENHGIKVIPSSHIIKIIQQKILQKEFYKKNDIPSPDFQVIQSLKDEIKIAFPFVQKLNTGGYDGKGVQIIRSEDDVEKMWDEPSVLENLVDIEKELSIIIAENEAGEIKTFPVTEMIADPKLNLLDFNICPAEISADVQQQIDKIAEQFMNAANSAGLFAIELFLDKQGKVWVNETAPRLHNSGHQTQEGNANSQFEQFYRVLKNLPLADTSVRQFSGMLNLVGEENFTGKVKYEGLENVLKLPNAYVHLYGKTETKPGRKMGHINVLANSREELLEQLTHIKSLVKVIAE from the coding sequence ATGAAAATCGGAATTCTAGGAGGCGGGCAACTGGGCCGCATGTTGATTCAGGAAGCTTTGAAATATGATGACGAATTTCACACACTCGATCCAAATTCTGACTGCTCCTGTGCCCAAATTTCCACTTTTACCCAGGGGAATTTTAATGATTTTCAAAGCGTTGTAGATTTCGGGAAAGACAAAGATGTCGTTTCGATTGAAATTGAACATGTCAGCGCGGCAGCTTTGGAAGAACTTGAAAATCACGGAATAAAAGTTATTCCAAGCTCACATATTATTAAAATTATTCAGCAGAAAATTCTTCAGAAGGAATTTTATAAAAAAAACGACATTCCAAGCCCGGATTTTCAGGTAATACAAAGTTTAAAAGATGAGATAAAAATTGCTTTTCCTTTTGTACAAAAACTCAACACCGGCGGCTACGACGGCAAAGGCGTTCAGATAATCCGCAGTGAAGATGACGTCGAAAAAATGTGGGATGAGCCTTCTGTTTTAGAAAACCTGGTAGATATTGAAAAAGAATTGTCGATAATCATCGCGGAAAATGAAGCGGGTGAAATCAAGACTTTTCCAGTTACAGAAATGATCGCTGATCCAAAGCTGAATTTGCTGGATTTCAATATTTGTCCGGCCGAAATTTCAGCTGACGTTCAGCAACAAATTGATAAAATTGCGGAGCAGTTTATGAATGCTGCAAATTCAGCCGGTTTGTTTGCTATTGAATTATTCCTGGACAAACAAGGCAAGGTTTGGGTGAATGAAACCGCGCCGCGACTGCACAATTCCGGTCATCAAACGCAGGAAGGAAACGCAAATTCGCAGTTTGAGCAGTTTTACCGCGTCTTGAAAAATCTTCCGTTGGCAGATACTTCCGTAAGACAATTTTCCGGAATGTTAAACTTGGTTGGTGAAGAAAATTTTACCGGAAAAGTAAAATATGAAGGTTTGGAAAACGTCCTGAAATTACCGAATGCCTACGTGCACCTTTACGGAAAAACGGAGACAAAACCCGGCCGAAAAATGGGACACATCAATGTTTTGGCAAATTCGCGGGAAGAACTTTTGGAGCAGCTGACTCACATCAAATCTTTGGTAAAAGTGATTGCGGAATAA
- a CDS encoding TonB-dependent receptor, protein MGKFFAFLLLAAFLRSPAQQQDSATLISEVVIEAYKKPTAFLNSTKSVGVISQNILDSNSPERLLESINQNPGSTVEERSPGSYRIAVRGSSLRSPFGVRNIKVYLDDFILSDASGNTYFNVISPELISGIEIYKGPESGDFGAVTGGTLLLKTKKSDGLAANFSAGSFGTFNESTNFSKTIGKHFFQIFQNFYRTDSYREQSAVNRKQIFLKDNFSYSEKGVLKSMITFTDLAYETPGGLTSEQMNADRRQARLPTKTLPGAKEQNAGIRNKMLLAGISNDIKLADRLTNFLLLQGSYVDFENPFITNFENRYESNFALRTHLNYEKNWNKLNAEWRLGFEGATNSIFIKNYDNNGGKEGLPQNFDKLKNNSGFYFLSQKLNFNERLFTDLAVSLNYNSYQWTNNFPNSESGKVKFKNQILPNFGMTYVLGKGFSVRGKIGKGNSSPTNEEIRSSTQEINVNLVPEYGWNKEIGFRKEFANLLFVEAGYFDFRLKDAIVRRQNESGQEYFLNQGNTIQKGVEFLVETKNFDLNNAFLSKLKLRFSGNFYDFKFGKYSQEAANFSGNELTGVPQESFASLINLVFFKKINVAFSHFYTSKFPLNDANSVWSDASFIGILQLKYPFNFGKTKADLRLQIQNLYNSEYVLGYDINAFGGRFYNPAAKRNLIFGVNLEF, encoded by the coding sequence ATGGGTAAATTTTTTGCTTTTCTCTTGCTCGCCGCTTTTCTTCGTAGTCCCGCGCAGCAGCAGGATTCCGCGACTTTAATTTCGGAAGTCGTCATCGAAGCTTATAAAAAACCGACCGCTTTTCTTAATTCTACCAAATCAGTTGGTGTAATTTCACAAAATATTCTCGACAGCAATTCGCCCGAACGTTTGCTGGAATCTATCAACCAAAATCCCGGCAGCACGGTGGAAGAACGCTCACCTGGAAGTTATCGCATTGCGGTTCGTGGCAGTTCGCTGCGCTCGCCTTTTGGAGTTCGAAACATCAAGGTTTACCTCGACGATTTTATTTTGTCCGATGCCTCCGGAAATACTTATTTTAATGTAATTTCTCCGGAACTCATCAGCGGAATTGAAATTTATAAAGGTCCTGAAAGTGGTGATTTCGGCGCTGTCACGGGCGGAACTTTACTTTTGAAAACGAAAAAAAGTGACGGTTTAGCAGCTAATTTTTCTGCGGGAAGTTTCGGAACTTTTAACGAAAGCACGAATTTTTCGAAGACGATTGGCAAACATTTTTTCCAGATTTTCCAGAATTTTTACCGCACCGATTCGTATCGCGAACAATCGGCGGTAAACAGAAAACAAATCTTTCTGAAAGACAATTTTTCTTATTCCGAGAAGGGCGTGTTGAAATCGATGATCACTTTTACCGATTTAGCATACGAAACACCAGGCGGTTTGACATCGGAGCAAATGAATGCTGATCGACGTCAGGCGCGGCTTCCGACCAAAACGCTTCCGGGCGCGAAAGAGCAAAATGCCGGAATCCGAAATAAAATGCTTTTAGCGGGAATTTCAAATGACATAAAATTAGCCGATAGACTGACCAATTTTTTGCTTTTACAAGGTTCCTACGTGGATTTTGAAAATCCTTTTATCACCAATTTTGAAAACCGTTACGAAAGTAATTTTGCCCTCAGAACGCACTTGAATTACGAGAAAAACTGGAATAAGTTAAATGCGGAATGGCGATTGGGTTTTGAAGGCGCTACGAATTCAATTTTTATTAAAAACTACGATAACAACGGCGGAAAAGAGGGTTTGCCCCAAAATTTTGATAAGCTGAAAAATAATTCGGGATTTTATTTTCTGTCGCAAAAGCTGAATTTTAACGAGAGACTGTTTACGGATCTTGCGGTGAGTTTAAATTACAATTCTTACCAATGGACGAATAATTTTCCGAATTCTGAAAGCGGAAAAGTAAAATTTAAAAATCAAATTTTACCAAATTTCGGGATGACTTACGTGCTTGGAAAAGGCTTTTCGGTTCGTGGGAAAATTGGTAAAGGAAATTCTTCTCCGACAAATGAAGAAATTCGGTCTTCGACTCAGGAAATAAATGTGAATTTGGTGCCCGAATATGGCTGGAACAAAGAAATTGGTTTTCGGAAAGAGTTTGCAAACTTACTCTTTGTAGAAGCGGGTTATTTTGATTTCCGGCTGAAAGATGCGATTGTGAGAAGGCAGAATGAAAGCGGTCAGGAGTATTTTCTGAATCAGGGAAATACCATTCAAAAAGGTGTGGAGTTTCTGGTGGAAACAAAAAATTTCGACCTAAATAATGCTTTTCTCAGCAAATTAAAACTGCGGTTTTCCGGGAATTTCTACGATTTTAAATTCGGAAAATATAGTCAGGAAGCGGCGAATTTTTCCGGAAATGAATTAACCGGCGTGCCGCAGGAAAGTTTCGCAAGCTTGATTAATTTGGTTTTCTTTAAAAAGATCAATGTTGCTTTTTCACATTTTTATACGTCGAAATTCCCGCTGAATGACGCGAATTCTGTTTGGTCGGATGCGAGTTTCATCGGAATTCTGCAGCTGAAATATCCGTTCAATTTCGGAAAAACCAAAGCTGATTTACGCCTTCAAATCCAGAATCTGTATAATTCGGAATATGTTTTAGGTTATGACATTAATGCGTTTGGTGGCCGTTTTTACAATCCTGCCGCGAAACGGAACTTAATTTTTGGAGTAAATCTGGAGTTTTAA
- a CDS encoding DMT family transporter, whose amino-acid sequence MFKDPRLVLAIVTVAVFWGTTFLGIRVAVETIPPWFVAGIRQFLAGLILFFLLIFSKKLKWIGWINFRNQIILSTLMLIVANGMTTVAEKHLTSSLASLISATSPLLVFLLSILFSMQKFTIRGLIGVLLGFSGILLIFKNGLQDLLVPEYRIGVISMFVAISGWALGTIFTKKINHSPQNISLNLFYQFSFAGVAQIIFGFIAADNLSFSSWSLTSIAATVYLAIFGSVIAFFAFHYALKKISPTQISILSYVNTIIAIFLGWLVLNEEISATFIAATALIIIGVFITNYKPGMFRKS is encoded by the coding sequence ATGTTCAAAGATCCCAGATTAGTTCTCGCCATCGTCACCGTTGCTGTATTTTGGGGAACTACATTTTTGGGAATCCGTGTTGCGGTAGAAACCATTCCGCCTTGGTTTGTTGCGGGAATCCGACAGTTTTTAGCCGGTCTAATCCTCTTTTTTCTCCTTATTTTTTCGAAAAAACTAAAATGGATCGGCTGGATAAATTTCCGAAATCAAATCATACTTTCCACTTTAATGCTGATTGTCGCAAACGGTATGACAACCGTCGCTGAAAAACACTTGACGAGCAGCCTGGCGTCGCTGATTAGCGCCACGTCGCCACTTTTGGTTTTTCTGCTCAGCATTTTATTCAGCATGCAAAAGTTCACAATTCGAGGACTCATAGGCGTTTTGCTGGGCTTTTCAGGGATTTTACTAATTTTCAAAAACGGTCTTCAGGATTTGCTTGTTCCGGAATATCGAATTGGCGTAATATCTATGTTTGTCGCAATTTCAGGTTGGGCTTTGGGCACCATTTTTACCAAAAAAATCAATCACAGTCCGCAAAATATTTCGCTGAATCTCTTTTACCAGTTCAGTTTCGCAGGCGTTGCACAGATTATTTTCGGTTTTATCGCCGCAGATAATCTGAGTTTTTCATCGTGGTCCCTTACAAGCATCGCAGCAACAGTTTACCTGGCGATTTTCGGCTCGGTGATCGCCTTTTTTGCCTTCCATTACGCCTTGAAAAAAATCAGTCCGACACAGATTTCAATTCTGTCGTACGTCAACACGATTATTGCGATTTTCCTCGGCTGGCTTGTCTTAAATGAAGAAATTTCCGCCACATTCATCGCCGCAACCGCGCTGATTATCATCGGAGTTTTCATCACCAATTATAAACCTGGAATGTTCAGAAAATCTTGA
- a CDS encoding CYTH domain-containing protein: MYFVEANYKSKFMGVEIERKFLVDKQAWEMLEKPAGERYRQGYLLTDPAKTIRVRQTPEKGFLTIKGISVGAKRAEFEYEIPFDEAGELLDSFASDCISKVRYKMAVGNHLWEIDEFLEENAGLLIAEIELNEEAELFQLPVWAAEEVTGEAKYYNSNLAVHPFINWE; this comes from the coding sequence ATGTACTTTGTAGAAGCGAATTACAAAAGCAAATTTATGGGTGTAGAAATTGAGCGAAAATTTTTGGTAGACAAACAGGCGTGGGAAATGCTGGAAAAGCCCGCCGGAGAAAGGTATCGGCAAGGTTATCTGCTGACTGATCCTGCAAAAACCATCCGTGTGCGGCAGACGCCGGAGAAAGGTTTTTTGACGATTAAAGGAATTTCCGTAGGTGCAAAGCGCGCGGAATTTGAATATGAAATTCCGTTTGATGAAGCCGGTGAACTCCTCGATTCCTTTGCGAGCGATTGCATATCGAAAGTGCGCTATAAAATGGCCGTTGGCAACCATCTTTGGGAAATTGATGAGTTCTTGGAAGAGAACGCAGGTTTGCTAATTGCGGAAATTGAGCTCAACGAAGAGGCGGAACTGTTTCAGCTTCCGGTTTGGGCGGCAGAAGAAGTGACCGGTGAGGCAAAGTACTACAACTCCAATTTAGCGGTCCATCCTTTTATAAACTGGGAATAA
- the purE gene encoding 5-(carboxyamino)imidazole ribonucleotide mutase translates to MVGIIMGSQSDLEIMERAADFLNSLEIPYELTVVSAHRTPERMFDYAKTAKSRGIKVIIAGAGGAAHLPGMVASCTTLPVIGVPILSSNSIDGWDSVLSILQMPSGIPVATVALNGAANAGILAAKIVGICDEEIAQKLENYQVSLKDKVLGTVTEIKKVHPNTFDN, encoded by the coding sequence ATGGTCGGAATAATTATGGGAAGCCAAAGTGATCTGGAAATCATGGAACGTGCTGCAGATTTTCTCAATTCACTCGAAATTCCTTACGAACTGACGGTGGTTTCCGCGCACCGCACGCCCGAACGTATGTTCGATTATGCCAAAACCGCCAAATCACGTGGCATAAAAGTAATTATTGCGGGCGCAGGTGGCGCGGCTCATTTGCCCGGAATGGTGGCGAGCTGTACGACTTTACCGGTAATTGGCGTTCCGATCTTATCTTCAAACTCAATTGATGGCTGGGATTCTGTACTTTCAATTTTACAGATGCCGTCCGGAATTCCTGTAGCGACGGTAGCTTTAAACGGCGCCGCAAATGCAGGAATTTTAGCCGCGAAAATTGTCGGAATTTGTGATGAAGAAATCGCTCAGAAACTGGAGAATTACCAGGTTTCGCTGAAAGATAAAGTGCTCGGAACGGTGACTGAAATTAAAAAAGTTCATCCAAACACTTTTGATAACTAA
- a CDS encoding aminotransferase class I/II-fold pyridoxal phosphate-dependent enzyme has translation MEKFDAANNIQDLQYFGEFGGVNPSISDSSTYTFLSAKTMFDTFEGNTEGCYLYSRHSSPSNLYLGEALAQLEGTESANVTASGMGAITSTLLQLCQSDDHIISSRTIYGGTYAFMKNFLPEYHIKTSFVDITDLSLVENSITEKTKAIFCETVSNPLLEVADLQGLAAISKKHNIKLVVDNTFSPLSVSPTLLGADITIHSLTKFINGSSDAVAGVVCASSQFINDLKDVNTGACMLLGPTLDSLRAASILKNLRTLHIRIKKHSENAQYLAERFEQDGVTVKYPGLKNHPQHELFKSMMNEDYGFGGLLTLDVKTVEKANELMELMQKENLGYLAVSLGFYKTLFSASGSSTSSEIPENERKEMGLSDGLIRMSVGLDHDIKRTYQKMKWCMEQVGVLQPRKMEKTL, from the coding sequence ATGGAAAAGTTTGATGCGGCCAACAATATTCAGGATTTACAGTATTTTGGCGAATTTGGCGGTGTAAACCCGTCTATCTCAGACAGTTCAACCTACACTTTCCTTTCAGCAAAAACCATGTTCGATACTTTCGAGGGCAACACGGAAGGCTGCTATTTGTATTCGCGCCATTCTTCACCGAGCAATCTTTACCTCGGCGAGGCTTTAGCACAACTGGAAGGAACTGAAAGCGCGAACGTAACCGCTTCAGGTATGGGTGCCATCACTTCTACCCTGCTGCAGCTCTGTCAAAGCGACGACCATATTATTTCCAGCCGCACCATCTATGGCGGAACGTATGCTTTTATGAAGAATTTCCTGCCGGAATACCACATCAAAACTTCATTCGTAGATATTACAGACCTTTCTTTGGTAGAAAATTCGATTACAGAAAAAACCAAGGCCATTTTTTGCGAGACAGTCAGCAATCCGTTGCTTGAAGTTGCCGATTTACAAGGTTTAGCTGCCATTTCTAAAAAGCACAATATTAAACTGGTGGTGGACAATACCTTTTCACCGCTTTCGGTTTCGCCAACGCTTTTGGGTGCGGATATTACCATTCACAGTTTGACGAAATTCATCAACGGAAGCAGCGACGCCGTTGCAGGCGTAGTTTGTGCGAGTTCGCAGTTCATTAATGATTTAAAAGATGTAAACACCGGCGCATGTATGCTTCTGGGCCCGACACTTGACAGTTTGCGCGCTGCCAGCATTTTGAAAAACCTGCGTACGCTGCATATCAGAATTAAGAAACACAGCGAAAATGCCCAGTATTTGGCGGAAAGATTTGAACAGGACGGCGTAACGGTAAAATATCCGGGCTTAAAAAATCATCCGCAGCACGAGCTATTCAAAAGCATGATGAATGAAGACTACGGCTTTGGCGGACTTTTAACTTTGGACGTAAAAACTGTGGAAAAAGCCAATGAACTCATGGAGCTGATGCAAAAAGAAAATCTCGGTTATCTAGCGGTAAGTCTCGGCTTCTACAAAACGCTTTTCTCGGCTTCCGGCAGTTCAACGTCATCCGAAATTCCGGAGAACGAAAGAAAAGAAATGGGCCTTTCAGACGGCTTGATCAGAATGTCTGTCGGGCTGGACCACGACATCAAGCGTACCTATCAAAAAATGAAATGGTGCATGGAGCAAGTCGGCGTTCTGCAACCCAGAAAAATGGAAAAAACACTCTAA
- a CDS encoding Lrp/AsnC family transcriptional regulator: MLDPKDKKLLVLLQNDSKKTTKQLAAALDLSVTAIFERIKKLEKNEVIQKYVALVDKRKLHKSFVVLCHVKLAQHKKPYIVQFEEEIIQFPEVLECFHVSGDYDYILKICVADISEYREFMVSKLTSLQHIASTQSSFMIKEVKNSTVIEP; the protein is encoded by the coding sequence ATGTTGGACCCTAAAGATAAAAAATTACTCGTTCTACTGCAAAATGATTCCAAAAAAACTACGAAACAACTCGCGGCGGCCCTCGATCTTTCGGTCACTGCGATTTTCGAGCGGATAAAAAAGCTTGAAAAGAACGAGGTGATCCAGAAATATGTAGCACTTGTGGACAAACGAAAGCTTCATAAAAGTTTTGTGGTGTTATGCCATGTGAAGCTTGCGCAGCATAAAAAGCCGTATATCGTGCAATTTGAGGAAGAAATCATTCAATTTCCGGAGGTTTTGGAATGTTTTCATGTTTCCGGCGATTACGATTATATCCTGAAAATCTGTGTTGCTGACATTTCTGAATATCGCGAGTTTATGGTTAGCAAACTCACCAGTCTGCAACACATCGCGAGCACCCAAAGTTCATTTATGATTAAAGAGGTTAAAAATTCTACCGTAATTGAACCGTAA